One Bos taurus isolate L1 Dominette 01449 registration number 42190680 breed Hereford chromosome 3, ARS-UCD2.0, whole genome shotgun sequence DNA window includes the following coding sequences:
- the ATXN7L2 gene encoding ataxin-7-like protein 2 isoform X1: MVLWVVLSTGCLSRGRGFLLLGHSTWSGWRWASGMGVVLLSCVSPPGAELEESNKNPKKLDAMTLIKEDMSIFGHCPAHDDFYLVVCNHCSQVVKPQAFQKHCERRHGPLSKLYTRAPPPPPAPASSQKCHVVNGQGPACRGPGSTKTSSREKGQGSRSRGHQPPEKTQKDNLCLFVPVVNLEKMSSLPKPDGHGIRVAPPSAFLSQPGGLTKDSPGKNPMASPSKELPGRESIEIAPSEGPSHRTEGSPSEKEPGGAKLPPKTHRKMARKECDLNRQCGVINPETKKICTRLLTCKIHSVHQRREVQGRAKDFDVLVAELKANSRKGESPKEKSPGRKEAALERPSQEPPASVQLVAAAAAPSGAFSARAKPTYPYCALPRSRASSESELDDEGPCGDGDPGLFPFPLPRGGAQASSEESEEEGTSDELHLPTDCHYANRPPRPQAFCTFGSRLVSPGCYVFSRRLDRFCSALSSMLERHLSSHMWKKIPPAAEPPSHLVSSLPSAPLSPSPTGSSPRLPGPPPRPTCPASTPPTKDSLVPSYPAGSPNVAAACSQAECIGGSQAITSPLPANTPSPSFSKLPPSKASKSSKGKDRLEVEAPSRKRKLSPGPTTFKRTCILEPTGKGKPSGCRGLTAKTKPALGLGLNGTVGPRVKRAGPLDCRGSPHQPPTPVKASQLDSQGVAGHAAKALPTNCLSEEEVAKKRKNLATYCRPVKAKHCQAGAPADAACSVRRKKPGPALAFEEKCSTLQVPARLPEDRGRERVRMDEVGVPSRNLTERGA; encoded by the exons ATGGTTCTCTGGGTGGTCCTGAGCACCGGGTGCTTGTCAAGAGGCAGGGGCTTCCTCCTGCTTGGCCACAGCACCTGGTCGGGTTGGAGATGGGCGTCTGGGATGGGAGTGGTCCTTCTGAGCTgtgtttctcctccaggggctgaGTTGGAGGAGAGTAACAAAAACCCGAAGAAGTTGGATGCCATGACCCTCATTAAAGAAG ACATGTCCATCTTCGGGCACTGCCCTGCCCATGACGACTTCTATTTGGTTGTATGTAACCATTGCAGCCAAGTGGTGAAGCCTCAAGCTTTCCAGAAGCACTGCG AAAGAAGACATGGGCCCCTCAGCAAGCTCTACACCCGggccccacctccacctccagcccCTGCCAGCTCTCAGAAATGCCATGTAGTGAATGGGCAGGGCCCTGCTTGTAGGGGCCCAGGTTCTACCAAAACCTCCTCCAGGGAGAAGGGCCAGGGGTCTCGCAGCCGTGGCCATCAGCCTCCTGAGAAGACCCAGAAGGACAACCTCTG CCTTTTCGTGCCTGTGGTGAATCTGGAGAAGATGTCCAGTCTTCCGAAGCCCGATGGACATGGAATCAGGGTGGCCCCGCCCTCTGCTTTCCTCAGCCAGCCAGGTGGCCTCACCAAGGACTCCcctggaaaaaatcccatggcATCCCCTTCTAAAGAACTTCCTGGCAGAGAGAGCATCGAGATAGCCCCCAGCGAGGGTCCCAGTCACCGGACTGAAGGCAGCCCTTCtgaaaaggagcctggtggggccaaGCTGCCCCCTAAAACCCACCGCAAGATGGCTC GGAAGGAGTGCGACCTCAACAGGCAGTGTGGGGTAATAAATCCAGAGACCAAAAAGATCTGTACCCGCCTTCTCACCTGCAAG ATCCACTCGGTGCACCAGCGCCGGGAGGTCCAGGGCCGAGCCAAGGACTTTGACGTGCTGGTGGCAGAGCTGAAGGCCAATTCCCGCAAAGGGGAGTCTCCCAAGGAGAAGAGCCCAGGGCGCAAGGAGGCAGCTCTCGAGCGCCCCTCCCAGGAGCCCCCCGCCTCAGTCCAACTTgtggcagcagcagctgctcccAGCGGCGCCTTCTCTGCTCGTGCCAAGCCGACCTACCCCTACTGTGCACTGCCCAG GTCCCGGGCTTCCTCTGAGAGTGAGTTGGATGATGAAGGCCCTTGTGGTGATGGGGATCCAGGCCTGTTCCCCTTCCCCCTGCCCCGGGGTGGGGCCCAGGCCTCCAGTGAGGAGAGTGAGGAGGAGGGGACATCTGATGAACTCCACCTCCCCACTGACTGCCATTATGCAAACCGGCCTCCTCGGCCACAGGCG TTCTGCACCTTTGGGAGCCGGCTGGTGAGTCCAGGATGCTACGTGTTTAGCCGCCGGCTGGACCGGTTCTGCTCGGCCCTGAGCTCCATGCTGGAACGGCACCTCAGCTCCCACATGTGGAA GAAGATCCCACCGGCGGCTGAGCCTCCATCCCACCTTGTCAGCTCCCTCCCATCTGCTCCCCTGAGTCCATCCCCTACGGGCAGCAGCCCTCGCCTTCCAGGCCCACCTCCCAGACCCACCTGCCCCGCCTCCACGCCCCCCACCAAGGACAGCCTTGTCCCCAGCTACCCTGCAGGCTCCCCCAACGTGGCAGCCGCCTGTAGTCAGGCGGAGTGCATAGGCGGGAGCCAGGCCATCACCTCACCACTGCCTGCCAACACGCCATCCCCGTCGTTCAGCAAGCTCCCACCTTCCAAGGCCAGCAAGTCGTCCAAAGGCAAGGACAGGCTTGAGGTGGAGGCTCCTTCTCGAAAGCGAAAGTTATCGCCCGGCCCCACCACTTTCAAACGGACTTGCATCCTGGAGCCCACTGGAAAAGGCAAGCCCTCTGGATGCCGGGGCCTCACAGCCAAGACTAAACCTGCTCTGGGCCTGGGGCTTAATGGGACGGTGGGGCCAAGAGTGAAGAGGGCAGGGCCTCTGGACTGTCGGGGTTCCCCTCATCAGCCCCCCACGCCAGTCAAGGCCTCTCAGCTGGACAGCCAGGGGGTGGCTGGACATGCGGCCAAGGCCCTGCCGACCAACTGCCTCTCTGAGGAGGAGGTAGCCAAGAAGCGGAAAAACCTGGCCACTTACTGCCGGCCAGTGAAGGCCAAGCACTGCCAGGCCGGTGCCCCTGCTGACGCGGCCTGCTCTGTGCGCCGCAAGAAGCCGGGTCCGGCCCTGGCCTTTGAGGAGAAGTGTTCTACACTGCAGGTACCAGCCCGGCTCCCTGAAGATCGGGGGCGGGAAAGGGTCAGGATGGATGAGGTTGGCGTGCCCAGCAGGAACCTGACAGAAAGAGGTGCCTAA
- the ATXN7L2 gene encoding ataxin-7-like protein 2 isoform X5, which produces MVLWVVLSTGCLSRGRGFLLLGHSTWSGWRWASGMGVVLLSCVSPPGAELEESNKNPKKLDAMTLIKEERRHGPLSKLYTRAPPPPPAPASSQKCHVVNGQGPACRGPGSTKTSSREKGQGSRSRGHQPPEKTQKDNLCLFVPVVNLEKMSSLPKPDGHGIRVAPPSAFLSQPGGLTKDSPGKNPMASPSKELPGRESIEIAPSEGPSHRTEGSPSEKEPGGAKLPPKTHRKMARKECDLNRQCGVINPETKKICTRLLTCKIHSVHQRREVQGRAKDFDVLVAELKANSRKGESPKEKSPGRKEAALERPSQEPPASVQLVAAAAAPSGAFSARAKPTYPYCALPRSRASSESELDDEGPCGDGDPGLFPFPLPRGGAQASSEESEEEGTSDELHLPTDCHYANRPPRPQAFCTFGSRLVSPGCYVFSRRLDRFCSALSSMLERHLSSHMWKKIPPAAEPPSHLVSSLPSAPLSPSPTGSSPRLPGPPPRPTCPASTPPTKDSLVPSYPAGSPNVAAACSQAECIGGSQAITSPLPANTPSPSFSKLPPSKASKSSKGKDRLEVEAPSRKRKLSPGPTTFKRTCILEPTGKGKPSGCRGLTAKTKPALGLGLNGTVGPRVKRAGPLDCRGSPHQPPTPVKASQLDSQGVAGHAAKALPTNCLSEEEVAKKRKNLATYCRPVKAKHCQAGAPADAACSVRRKKPGPALAFEEKCSTLQVPARLPEDRGRERVRMDEVGVPSRNLTERGA; this is translated from the exons ATGGTTCTCTGGGTGGTCCTGAGCACCGGGTGCTTGTCAAGAGGCAGGGGCTTCCTCCTGCTTGGCCACAGCACCTGGTCGGGTTGGAGATGGGCGTCTGGGATGGGAGTGGTCCTTCTGAGCTgtgtttctcctccaggggctgaGTTGGAGGAGAGTAACAAAAACCCGAAGAAGTTGGATGCCATGACCCTCATTAAAGAAG AAAGAAGACATGGGCCCCTCAGCAAGCTCTACACCCGggccccacctccacctccagcccCTGCCAGCTCTCAGAAATGCCATGTAGTGAATGGGCAGGGCCCTGCTTGTAGGGGCCCAGGTTCTACCAAAACCTCCTCCAGGGAGAAGGGCCAGGGGTCTCGCAGCCGTGGCCATCAGCCTCCTGAGAAGACCCAGAAGGACAACCTCTG CCTTTTCGTGCCTGTGGTGAATCTGGAGAAGATGTCCAGTCTTCCGAAGCCCGATGGACATGGAATCAGGGTGGCCCCGCCCTCTGCTTTCCTCAGCCAGCCAGGTGGCCTCACCAAGGACTCCcctggaaaaaatcccatggcATCCCCTTCTAAAGAACTTCCTGGCAGAGAGAGCATCGAGATAGCCCCCAGCGAGGGTCCCAGTCACCGGACTGAAGGCAGCCCTTCtgaaaaggagcctggtggggccaaGCTGCCCCCTAAAACCCACCGCAAGATGGCTC GGAAGGAGTGCGACCTCAACAGGCAGTGTGGGGTAATAAATCCAGAGACCAAAAAGATCTGTACCCGCCTTCTCACCTGCAAG ATCCACTCGGTGCACCAGCGCCGGGAGGTCCAGGGCCGAGCCAAGGACTTTGACGTGCTGGTGGCAGAGCTGAAGGCCAATTCCCGCAAAGGGGAGTCTCCCAAGGAGAAGAGCCCAGGGCGCAAGGAGGCAGCTCTCGAGCGCCCCTCCCAGGAGCCCCCCGCCTCAGTCCAACTTgtggcagcagcagctgctcccAGCGGCGCCTTCTCTGCTCGTGCCAAGCCGACCTACCCCTACTGTGCACTGCCCAG GTCCCGGGCTTCCTCTGAGAGTGAGTTGGATGATGAAGGCCCTTGTGGTGATGGGGATCCAGGCCTGTTCCCCTTCCCCCTGCCCCGGGGTGGGGCCCAGGCCTCCAGTGAGGAGAGTGAGGAGGAGGGGACATCTGATGAACTCCACCTCCCCACTGACTGCCATTATGCAAACCGGCCTCCTCGGCCACAGGCG TTCTGCACCTTTGGGAGCCGGCTGGTGAGTCCAGGATGCTACGTGTTTAGCCGCCGGCTGGACCGGTTCTGCTCGGCCCTGAGCTCCATGCTGGAACGGCACCTCAGCTCCCACATGTGGAA GAAGATCCCACCGGCGGCTGAGCCTCCATCCCACCTTGTCAGCTCCCTCCCATCTGCTCCCCTGAGTCCATCCCCTACGGGCAGCAGCCCTCGCCTTCCAGGCCCACCTCCCAGACCCACCTGCCCCGCCTCCACGCCCCCCACCAAGGACAGCCTTGTCCCCAGCTACCCTGCAGGCTCCCCCAACGTGGCAGCCGCCTGTAGTCAGGCGGAGTGCATAGGCGGGAGCCAGGCCATCACCTCACCACTGCCTGCCAACACGCCATCCCCGTCGTTCAGCAAGCTCCCACCTTCCAAGGCCAGCAAGTCGTCCAAAGGCAAGGACAGGCTTGAGGTGGAGGCTCCTTCTCGAAAGCGAAAGTTATCGCCCGGCCCCACCACTTTCAAACGGACTTGCATCCTGGAGCCCACTGGAAAAGGCAAGCCCTCTGGATGCCGGGGCCTCACAGCCAAGACTAAACCTGCTCTGGGCCTGGGGCTTAATGGGACGGTGGGGCCAAGAGTGAAGAGGGCAGGGCCTCTGGACTGTCGGGGTTCCCCTCATCAGCCCCCCACGCCAGTCAAGGCCTCTCAGCTGGACAGCCAGGGGGTGGCTGGACATGCGGCCAAGGCCCTGCCGACCAACTGCCTCTCTGAGGAGGAGGTAGCCAAGAAGCGGAAAAACCTGGCCACTTACTGCCGGCCAGTGAAGGCCAAGCACTGCCAGGCCGGTGCCCCTGCTGACGCGGCCTGCTCTGTGCGCCGCAAGAAGCCGGGTCCGGCCCTGGCCTTTGAGGAGAAGTGTTCTACACTGCAGGTACCAGCCCGGCTCCCTGAAGATCGGGGGCGGGAAAGGGTCAGGATGGATGAGGTTGGCGTGCCCAGCAGGAACCTGACAGAAAGAGGTGCCTAA
- the ATXN7L2 gene encoding ataxin-7-like protein 2 isoform X4, translated as MVLWVVLSTGCLSRGRGFLLLGHSTWSGWRWASGMGVVLLSCVSPPGAELEESNKNPKKLDAMTLIKEDMSIFGHCPAHDDFYLVVCNHCSQVVKPQAFQKHCERRHGPLSKLYTRAPPPPPAPASSQKCHVVNGQGPACRGPGSTKTSSREKGQGSRSRGHQPPEKTQKDNLCQPGGLTKDSPGKNPMASPSKELPGRESIEIAPSEGPSHRTEGSPSEKEPGGAKLPPKTHRKMARKECDLNRQCGVINPETKKICTRLLTCKIHSVHQRREVQGRAKDFDVLVAELKANSRKGESPKEKSPGRKEAALERPSQEPPASVQLVAAAAAPSGAFSARAKPTYPYCALPRSRASSESELDDEGPCGDGDPGLFPFPLPRGGAQASSEESEEEGTSDELHLPTDCHYANRPPRPQAFCTFGSRLVSPGCYVFSRRLDRFCSALSSMLERHLSSHMWKKIPPAAEPPSHLVSSLPSAPLSPSPTGSSPRLPGPPPRPTCPASTPPTKDSLVPSYPAGSPNVAAACSQAECIGGSQAITSPLPANTPSPSFSKLPPSKASKSSKGKDRLEVEAPSRKRKLSPGPTTFKRTCILEPTGKGKPSGCRGLTAKTKPALGLGLNGTVGPRVKRAGPLDCRGSPHQPPTPVKASQLDSQGVAGHAAKALPTNCLSEEEVAKKRKNLATYCRPVKAKHCQAGAPADAACSVRRKKPGPALAFEEKCSTLQVPARLPEDRGRERVRMDEVGVPSRNLTERGA; from the exons ATGGTTCTCTGGGTGGTCCTGAGCACCGGGTGCTTGTCAAGAGGCAGGGGCTTCCTCCTGCTTGGCCACAGCACCTGGTCGGGTTGGAGATGGGCGTCTGGGATGGGAGTGGTCCTTCTGAGCTgtgtttctcctccaggggctgaGTTGGAGGAGAGTAACAAAAACCCGAAGAAGTTGGATGCCATGACCCTCATTAAAGAAG ACATGTCCATCTTCGGGCACTGCCCTGCCCATGACGACTTCTATTTGGTTGTATGTAACCATTGCAGCCAAGTGGTGAAGCCTCAAGCTTTCCAGAAGCACTGCG AAAGAAGACATGGGCCCCTCAGCAAGCTCTACACCCGggccccacctccacctccagcccCTGCCAGCTCTCAGAAATGCCATGTAGTGAATGGGCAGGGCCCTGCTTGTAGGGGCCCAGGTTCTACCAAAACCTCCTCCAGGGAGAAGGGCCAGGGGTCTCGCAGCCGTGGCCATCAGCCTCCTGAGAAGACCCAGAAGGACAACCTCTG CCAGCCAGGTGGCCTCACCAAGGACTCCcctggaaaaaatcccatggcATCCCCTTCTAAAGAACTTCCTGGCAGAGAGAGCATCGAGATAGCCCCCAGCGAGGGTCCCAGTCACCGGACTGAAGGCAGCCCTTCtgaaaaggagcctggtggggccaaGCTGCCCCCTAAAACCCACCGCAAGATGGCTC GGAAGGAGTGCGACCTCAACAGGCAGTGTGGGGTAATAAATCCAGAGACCAAAAAGATCTGTACCCGCCTTCTCACCTGCAAG ATCCACTCGGTGCACCAGCGCCGGGAGGTCCAGGGCCGAGCCAAGGACTTTGACGTGCTGGTGGCAGAGCTGAAGGCCAATTCCCGCAAAGGGGAGTCTCCCAAGGAGAAGAGCCCAGGGCGCAAGGAGGCAGCTCTCGAGCGCCCCTCCCAGGAGCCCCCCGCCTCAGTCCAACTTgtggcagcagcagctgctcccAGCGGCGCCTTCTCTGCTCGTGCCAAGCCGACCTACCCCTACTGTGCACTGCCCAG GTCCCGGGCTTCCTCTGAGAGTGAGTTGGATGATGAAGGCCCTTGTGGTGATGGGGATCCAGGCCTGTTCCCCTTCCCCCTGCCCCGGGGTGGGGCCCAGGCCTCCAGTGAGGAGAGTGAGGAGGAGGGGACATCTGATGAACTCCACCTCCCCACTGACTGCCATTATGCAAACCGGCCTCCTCGGCCACAGGCG TTCTGCACCTTTGGGAGCCGGCTGGTGAGTCCAGGATGCTACGTGTTTAGCCGCCGGCTGGACCGGTTCTGCTCGGCCCTGAGCTCCATGCTGGAACGGCACCTCAGCTCCCACATGTGGAA GAAGATCCCACCGGCGGCTGAGCCTCCATCCCACCTTGTCAGCTCCCTCCCATCTGCTCCCCTGAGTCCATCCCCTACGGGCAGCAGCCCTCGCCTTCCAGGCCCACCTCCCAGACCCACCTGCCCCGCCTCCACGCCCCCCACCAAGGACAGCCTTGTCCCCAGCTACCCTGCAGGCTCCCCCAACGTGGCAGCCGCCTGTAGTCAGGCGGAGTGCATAGGCGGGAGCCAGGCCATCACCTCACCACTGCCTGCCAACACGCCATCCCCGTCGTTCAGCAAGCTCCCACCTTCCAAGGCCAGCAAGTCGTCCAAAGGCAAGGACAGGCTTGAGGTGGAGGCTCCTTCTCGAAAGCGAAAGTTATCGCCCGGCCCCACCACTTTCAAACGGACTTGCATCCTGGAGCCCACTGGAAAAGGCAAGCCCTCTGGATGCCGGGGCCTCACAGCCAAGACTAAACCTGCTCTGGGCCTGGGGCTTAATGGGACGGTGGGGCCAAGAGTGAAGAGGGCAGGGCCTCTGGACTGTCGGGGTTCCCCTCATCAGCCCCCCACGCCAGTCAAGGCCTCTCAGCTGGACAGCCAGGGGGTGGCTGGACATGCGGCCAAGGCCCTGCCGACCAACTGCCTCTCTGAGGAGGAGGTAGCCAAGAAGCGGAAAAACCTGGCCACTTACTGCCGGCCAGTGAAGGCCAAGCACTGCCAGGCCGGTGCCCCTGCTGACGCGGCCTGCTCTGTGCGCCGCAAGAAGCCGGGTCCGGCCCTGGCCTTTGAGGAGAAGTGTTCTACACTGCAGGTACCAGCCCGGCTCCCTGAAGATCGGGGGCGGGAAAGGGTCAGGATGGATGAGGTTGGCGTGCCCAGCAGGAACCTGACAGAAAGAGGTGCCTAA
- the ATXN7L2 gene encoding ataxin-7-like protein 2 isoform X8 — protein sequence MTLIKEDMSIFGHCPAHDDFYLVVCNHCSQVVKPQAFQKHCERRHGPLSKLYTRAPPPPPAPASSQKCHVVNGQGPACRGPGSTKTSSREKGQGSRSRGHQPPEKTQKDNLCLFVPVVNLEKMSSLPKPDGHGIRVAPPSAFLSQPGGLTKDSPGKNPMASPSKELPGRESIEIAPSEGPSHRTEGSPSEKEPGGAKLPPKTHRKMARKECDLNRQCGVINPETKKICTRLLTCKIHSVHQRREVQGRAKDFDVLVAELKANSRKGESPKEKSPGRKEAALERPSQEPPASVQLVAAAAAPSGAFSARAKPTYPYCALPRSRASSESELDDEGPCGDGDPGLFPFPLPRGGAQASSEESEEEGTSDELHLPTDCHYANRPPRPQAFCTFGSRLVSPGCYVFSRRLDRFCSALSSMLERHLSSHMWKKIPPAAEPPSHLVSSLPSAPLSPSPTGSSPRLPGPPPRPTCPASTPPTKDSLVPSYPAGSPNVAAACSQAECIGGSQAITSPLPANTPSPSFSKLPPSKASKSSKGKDRLEVEAPSRKRKLSPGPTTFKRTCILEPTGKGKPSGCRGLTAKTKPALGLGLNGTVGPRVKRAGPLDCRGSPHQPPTPVKASQLDSQGVAGHAAKALPTNCLSEEEVAKKRKNLATYCRPVKAKHCQAGAPADAACSVRRKKPGPALAFEEKCSTLQVPARLPEDRGRERVRMDEVGVPSRNLTERGA from the exons ATGACCCTCATTAAAGAAG ACATGTCCATCTTCGGGCACTGCCCTGCCCATGACGACTTCTATTTGGTTGTATGTAACCATTGCAGCCAAGTGGTGAAGCCTCAAGCTTTCCAGAAGCACTGCG AAAGAAGACATGGGCCCCTCAGCAAGCTCTACACCCGggccccacctccacctccagcccCTGCCAGCTCTCAGAAATGCCATGTAGTGAATGGGCAGGGCCCTGCTTGTAGGGGCCCAGGTTCTACCAAAACCTCCTCCAGGGAGAAGGGCCAGGGGTCTCGCAGCCGTGGCCATCAGCCTCCTGAGAAGACCCAGAAGGACAACCTCTG CCTTTTCGTGCCTGTGGTGAATCTGGAGAAGATGTCCAGTCTTCCGAAGCCCGATGGACATGGAATCAGGGTGGCCCCGCCCTCTGCTTTCCTCAGCCAGCCAGGTGGCCTCACCAAGGACTCCcctggaaaaaatcccatggcATCCCCTTCTAAAGAACTTCCTGGCAGAGAGAGCATCGAGATAGCCCCCAGCGAGGGTCCCAGTCACCGGACTGAAGGCAGCCCTTCtgaaaaggagcctggtggggccaaGCTGCCCCCTAAAACCCACCGCAAGATGGCTC GGAAGGAGTGCGACCTCAACAGGCAGTGTGGGGTAATAAATCCAGAGACCAAAAAGATCTGTACCCGCCTTCTCACCTGCAAG ATCCACTCGGTGCACCAGCGCCGGGAGGTCCAGGGCCGAGCCAAGGACTTTGACGTGCTGGTGGCAGAGCTGAAGGCCAATTCCCGCAAAGGGGAGTCTCCCAAGGAGAAGAGCCCAGGGCGCAAGGAGGCAGCTCTCGAGCGCCCCTCCCAGGAGCCCCCCGCCTCAGTCCAACTTgtggcagcagcagctgctcccAGCGGCGCCTTCTCTGCTCGTGCCAAGCCGACCTACCCCTACTGTGCACTGCCCAG GTCCCGGGCTTCCTCTGAGAGTGAGTTGGATGATGAAGGCCCTTGTGGTGATGGGGATCCAGGCCTGTTCCCCTTCCCCCTGCCCCGGGGTGGGGCCCAGGCCTCCAGTGAGGAGAGTGAGGAGGAGGGGACATCTGATGAACTCCACCTCCCCACTGACTGCCATTATGCAAACCGGCCTCCTCGGCCACAGGCG TTCTGCACCTTTGGGAGCCGGCTGGTGAGTCCAGGATGCTACGTGTTTAGCCGCCGGCTGGACCGGTTCTGCTCGGCCCTGAGCTCCATGCTGGAACGGCACCTCAGCTCCCACATGTGGAA GAAGATCCCACCGGCGGCTGAGCCTCCATCCCACCTTGTCAGCTCCCTCCCATCTGCTCCCCTGAGTCCATCCCCTACGGGCAGCAGCCCTCGCCTTCCAGGCCCACCTCCCAGACCCACCTGCCCCGCCTCCACGCCCCCCACCAAGGACAGCCTTGTCCCCAGCTACCCTGCAGGCTCCCCCAACGTGGCAGCCGCCTGTAGTCAGGCGGAGTGCATAGGCGGGAGCCAGGCCATCACCTCACCACTGCCTGCCAACACGCCATCCCCGTCGTTCAGCAAGCTCCCACCTTCCAAGGCCAGCAAGTCGTCCAAAGGCAAGGACAGGCTTGAGGTGGAGGCTCCTTCTCGAAAGCGAAAGTTATCGCCCGGCCCCACCACTTTCAAACGGACTTGCATCCTGGAGCCCACTGGAAAAGGCAAGCCCTCTGGATGCCGGGGCCTCACAGCCAAGACTAAACCTGCTCTGGGCCTGGGGCTTAATGGGACGGTGGGGCCAAGAGTGAAGAGGGCAGGGCCTCTGGACTGTCGGGGTTCCCCTCATCAGCCCCCCACGCCAGTCAAGGCCTCTCAGCTGGACAGCCAGGGGGTGGCTGGACATGCGGCCAAGGCCCTGCCGACCAACTGCCTCTCTGAGGAGGAGGTAGCCAAGAAGCGGAAAAACCTGGCCACTTACTGCCGGCCAGTGAAGGCCAAGCACTGCCAGGCCGGTGCCCCTGCTGACGCGGCCTGCTCTGTGCGCCGCAAGAAGCCGGGTCCGGCCCTGGCCTTTGAGGAGAAGTGTTCTACACTGCAGGTACCAGCCCGGCTCCCTGAAGATCGGGGGCGGGAAAGGGTCAGGATGGATGAGGTTGGCGTGCCCAGCAGGAACCTGACAGAAAGAGGTGCCTAA